One Mycolicibacterium sp. TUM20985 genomic window, CTGTGGAGTCAGGGGTACTCGGAGCCGGGTGCGGGCAGTGACCTCGCAGGAGTGTCGACGTCCGCGGAGCTGGTCGGCAACGAGTGGGTCATCAACGGGCAGAAGGTCTGGACGTCGCTGGCGCACTGGGCGCAGTGGGTGTTCGTGGTCGCCCGTAGCGAGAAGGGCTCCAAGCGGCACGCCGGCCTGTCGTATCTCCTCGTCCCGCTGGACCAACCCGGCGTCGAGATCCGGCCCATCGTTCAGCTGACGGGCGACTCGGAGTTCAACGAGGTGTTCTTCGACGATGCCCGCACCGACGCCTCCATGGTCGTGGGTGAGCCCGGTGACGGCTGGCGCGTCGCGATGGGCACGTTGGCCTTCGAGCGCGGCGTCTCGACGCTGGGACAGCAGATCCGTTATGCCCGTGAACTGTCCGGCATCGTCGACTTGGCCAAGAACACCGGTGCCATCGACGATCCGCTGATGCGCGAGAAGCTGACTCGGTCATGGGTGGGTCTCAAGACCATGCGGTCCTATGCGCTGGCGACCATGGACGTGGAGCAGCCGGGGCAGGACAACGTGTCGAAGTTGTTGTGGGCCAACTGGCATCGCGAGCTCGGCGAGATCGCGATGGACGTCCAGGGCAAGGCAGCGCTGGTCCTCGACGGCGGCGAGTTCGACGAATGGCAACGGCTGTACCTGTTCTCGCGCTCGGATACCATCTACGGCGGCTCCAACGAGATCCAGCGCAACATCATCGCCGAGCGCGTGCTCGGTCTACCCCGGGAGGCCAAGGGCTAGTGGATCTTTCCATCGCGCCGAAGGAGATCGACGGTCACGGACTGTTGACCGGCAAGATCGTGCTGGTGACCGCGGCCGCGGGTACCGGCATCGGGTCGTCCGCAGCGCGGCGCGCTCTGGCCGAGGGTGCCGACGTCGTGGTGTCCGACTTTCACGAACGGCGCCTCGGCGAGACCCGTGAGGAACTGGCCGGACTCGGTTTGGGTCGGGTGGACGCGGTGGTGTGCGACGTGACGTCGACCGAGGCCGTCGACGCGTTGATCGCCGACACGGTCGCCAAGATGGGACGCCTCGACGTCCTGATCAACAACGCCGGCCTCGGTGGTCAGACACCGGTCGTCGACATGACCGACGATGAGTGGGACCGCGTCCTCAACGTCACGCTGACCTCCGTCATGCGTGCCACCCGCGCGGCGTTGCGGTACTTCCGCGATGCCGGGCACGGCGGTGTGATCGTCAACAACGCCAGCGTGCTCGGCTGGCGGGCGCAGCACTCGCAGTCGCACTACGCCGCGGCGAAGGC contains:
- the ipdE1 gene encoding acyl-CoA dehydrogenase IpdE1, which codes for MIEVQEFRAEVRQWLTDNLVGEFAALKGLGGPGREYEAFDERLAWNRHLAAAGLTCLGWPEEHGGRGLSVAHRVAFYEEYALADAPDKVNHLGEELVGPTLIAYGTPEQQKRFLPKILDVTELWSQGYSEPGAGSDLAGVSTSAELVGNEWVINGQKVWTSLAHWAQWVFVVARSEKGSKRHAGLSYLLVPLDQPGVEIRPIVQLTGDSEFNEVFFDDARTDASMVVGEPGDGWRVAMGTLAFERGVSTLGQQIRYARELSGIVDLAKNTGAIDDPLMREKLTRSWVGLKTMRSYALATMDVEQPGQDNVSKLLWANWHRELGEIAMDVQGKAALVLDGGEFDEWQRLYLFSRSDTIYGGSNEIQRNIIAERVLGLPREAKG
- the ipdF gene encoding (5R,7aS)-5-hydroxy-7a-methyl-1-oxo-2,3,5,6,7,7a-hexahydro-1H-indene-carboxyl-CoA reductase, whose translation is MDLSIAPKEIDGHGLLTGKIVLVTAAAGTGIGSSAARRALAEGADVVVSDFHERRLGETREELAGLGLGRVDAVVCDVTSTEAVDALIADTVAKMGRLDVLINNAGLGGQTPVVDMTDDEWDRVLNVTLTSVMRATRAALRYFRDAGHGGVIVNNASVLGWRAQHSQSHYAAAKAGVMALTRCSAIEAVEYGVRINAVSPSIARHKFLEKTSSSELLDQLSSDEAFGRAAEPWEVAATMAFLASDYSSYLTGEVISVSSQRA